A part of Candidatus Binatia bacterium genomic DNA contains:
- a CDS encoding polyphenol oxidase family protein has product MLVPLPWRSVPALVCGFGSRSAAPPPGTILLEEQLHGTAVIDPEGLAARIDSRDGLPLVDARGDALIARRGGMVVGVRTADCVPLLLVATSQRWAAAVHAGWRGTLAGIAAKAVEAAKAGGIEPRDLAAALGPSIGPCCYEVSTELAASFRDAGLPVVAATQSGKPHLDLRAANRLLLERSGVGAANIFDAAPCTRCASDVYHSFRADPSAGGRQISWIGWA; this is encoded by the coding sequence GTGCTGGTCCCCCTGCCATGGCGCAGCGTGCCAGCCCTGGTCTGCGGCTTCGGCAGCCGCAGTGCCGCGCCGCCGCCGGGCACCATCCTTCTGGAGGAGCAGCTTCACGGAACTGCCGTCATCGATCCCGAAGGACTGGCTGCGCGCATCGATTCCCGCGACGGCCTGCCGCTAGTCGATGCCCGCGGCGACGCGTTGATAGCGCGGCGCGGCGGCATGGTCGTCGGCGTGCGCACTGCCGACTGCGTGCCGCTGTTGCTGGTCGCGACGTCGCAGCGCTGGGCTGCCGCGGTGCACGCGGGATGGAGAGGGACGCTGGCCGGGATCGCAGCGAAGGCGGTCGAGGCGGCGAAGGCCGGCGGCATCGAGCCGCGCGACCTCGCGGCTGCGCTCGGACCGAGCATCGGGCCTTGCTGCTACGAAGTTTCGACCGAGCTGGCCGCGAGTTTTCGCGATGCCGGATTGCCGGTCGTCGCTGCGACGCAGTCCGGCAAACCTCACCTCGACCTGAGAGCGGCCAACCGATTGCTGCTCGAGCGCAGCGGCGTTGGCGCCGCGAACATCTTCGATGCGGCCCCGTGCACGCGCTGCGCGAGCGACGTCTACCACTCGTTCCGGGCCGATCCCTCTGCCGGTGGCCGCCAGATCAGCTGGATCGGCTGGGCCTGA
- a CDS encoding crotonase/enoyl-CoA hydratase family protein, whose translation MQSTATATTLRTEVRSGVGHIVLTRDAEYNTITPALRDELAAAIDAMERDDDVHVVLLRAEGPAFCAGYGLDWSTVGQAREDREAGEGKRKAWDSVGDLRMMGRFVETYMKLWYSRKPTIAAVQGWCVGGGTDMVLCADIIIAAEGASFGYPPARVWGTPTTAMWVYRMGLEKAKRYLLTGDEIPATTAASIGLILETIADDRLLEHATAFAERMAQVPTSQLVMLKLLCNQTAENMGMASTRTLGVLFDGIARHTQEGLDFVTRAGDVGFRQAVRERDDPFGDYGSRPGRKR comes from the coding sequence ATGCAGTCTACCGCCACGGCGACCACGCTCCGGACCGAAGTACGAAGCGGCGTCGGCCACATCGTCCTGACACGGGACGCCGAGTACAACACGATCACGCCTGCGCTGCGCGACGAGCTTGCCGCCGCCATCGATGCCATGGAGCGCGACGACGACGTCCACGTGGTCCTGCTTCGCGCCGAAGGCCCGGCTTTCTGCGCCGGCTACGGCCTGGACTGGTCGACCGTCGGCCAGGCGCGCGAAGACCGCGAGGCCGGCGAGGGGAAGCGAAAAGCGTGGGATTCGGTCGGCGACCTGCGGATGATGGGCCGCTTCGTCGAGACCTACATGAAGCTCTGGTACTCGCGAAAGCCGACGATCGCAGCAGTGCAGGGCTGGTGCGTCGGCGGCGGCACCGACATGGTGCTGTGCGCCGACATCATCATCGCCGCCGAAGGCGCATCCTTCGGTTATCCTCCGGCAAGAGTCTGGGGCACGCCGACGACCGCGATGTGGGTCTACCGAATGGGTCTCGAGAAGGCCAAGCGCTATCTGCTCACCGGCGACGAGATTCCCGCAACGACCGCCGCTTCCATCGGCCTCATCCTCGAGACCATCGCCGACGACCGCCTGCTCGAGCACGCGACGGCGTTCGCCGAGCGCATGGCGCAGGTGCCGACCAGCCAGCTCGTGATGCTCAAGCTGCTCTGCAACCAGACAGCCGAGAACATGGGAATGGCGTCCACGCGCACCCTCGGCGTGCTGTTCGACGGCATCGCACGCCACACCCAGGAAGGCCTCGATTTCGTCACCCGCGCCGGCGATGTCGGCTTTCGCCAGGCCGTCCGCGAAAGAGACGACCCCTTCGGCGATTACGGCAGCCGCCCGGGTCGCAAGCGTTGA
- a CDS encoding heme lyase CcmF/NrfE family subunit → MIQLGNLAIDLALATCLYAIIASIYGARTNRRTFIASGSHAAYATWGLVLVAVAVMVHALLTSDFRLRYVTEYSSTTLPLKYKITSLWGGMEGSLLFWVMLLTTFISLTQFQNRERNRALMPYVTATSCTVAAFFLSLLAFITPPFALLPYVPAEGTDLNPLLQNYWMQIHPPSLYLGYVSWTIPFSFAIAALATGRLDDLWIRTSRRWCLTAWFFLSLGNLFGARWAYEVLGWGGYWAWDPVENAAFMPWLTGTAYLHSVMIQERKDMLKVWNLTLIIVTFSLTIFGTFLTRSGVISSVHSFTQSGLGPYFMWFLAFIVAGSVSLLIWRLDMLKPRHKLDSLLSRESAFLFNNLLLVGIAFSTLWGTIFPVLSEWVRGVKITVGPPFFNRVNAPLGVALLLLMGIGPLIAWRRATLRHLTETFLAPVLFGIVAGAAAFAFGMRSLSAVLVVSFSTFVLHTVASEFHSGARARMAMVGETYRQALAGLLRKNQRRYGGYVVHVGVVCMFLGVTMSSVYRVEELHTVKKGEEFSVGDYTLRYVDSRSEEDAHVARMIATVDVFENGQKITTLEPEKRFYKRPEQPATEVAFRSTMKDDLYVVLGSFDKNGSFTFQAYVNPLVWWLWFGGAVLVLGTGIAVFPVRRSVARERAREAAAVARSQAL, encoded by the coding sequence TTGATCCAGCTCGGCAACCTCGCGATCGACCTCGCTCTTGCCACCTGCCTTTACGCAATCATCGCGTCGATCTACGGCGCCAGGACCAACCGTCGCACCTTCATCGCAAGCGGCTCGCACGCGGCGTACGCGACGTGGGGGCTTGTCCTGGTCGCAGTCGCGGTGATGGTCCACGCGTTGCTGACGAGCGATTTCCGCCTGCGCTACGTCACCGAGTACAGCAGCACGACGCTTCCGCTCAAGTACAAGATCACGTCCCTTTGGGGCGGCATGGAAGGGTCCCTGCTGTTCTGGGTGATGCTGCTGACGACGTTCATCTCGTTGACCCAGTTCCAGAACCGCGAGCGCAACCGCGCGCTGATGCCGTACGTCACGGCGACGAGCTGCACGGTGGCGGCATTTTTCCTCTCGCTCCTCGCGTTCATCACGCCGCCGTTCGCGCTGCTGCCCTACGTTCCGGCCGAAGGCACCGACCTCAACCCGCTGCTGCAGAACTACTGGATGCAGATCCATCCGCCGTCGCTGTACCTCGGCTACGTGAGCTGGACGATCCCGTTCAGCTTCGCGATCGCCGCGCTGGCCACCGGGCGCCTGGACGACCTGTGGATCCGCACCTCCCGGCGCTGGTGCCTGACGGCGTGGTTCTTTCTTTCCCTCGGCAACCTGTTCGGCGCGCGCTGGGCGTACGAAGTGCTCGGCTGGGGCGGCTACTGGGCCTGGGATCCGGTCGAAAACGCGGCATTCATGCCGTGGCTGACCGGCACCGCCTACCTGCACTCCGTGATGATCCAGGAGCGCAAGGACATGCTGAAGGTCTGGAACCTGACGCTGATCATCGTCACGTTCTCGCTGACGATCTTCGGCACGTTCCTGACGCGGTCCGGCGTCATCTCGTCGGTCCATTCGTTCACGCAGTCCGGCCTGGGGCCCTACTTCATGTGGTTCCTCGCCTTCATCGTCGCGGGTTCGGTCTCGCTGCTGATCTGGCGCCTGGACATGCTCAAGCCCCGCCACAAGCTCGACAGCCTGCTGTCTCGCGAATCGGCCTTCCTGTTCAACAACCTGCTACTGGTCGGCATCGCGTTCTCAACCCTGTGGGGCACGATCTTCCCGGTCCTTTCGGAGTGGGTGCGCGGCGTGAAGATCACCGTCGGCCCTCCGTTCTTCAACCGCGTCAACGCGCCGCTCGGCGTCGCGCTGCTGCTGCTCATGGGAATCGGGCCGCTGATCGCCTGGCGGCGTGCGACGCTGCGCCACCTGACGGAAACGTTCCTGGCCCCGGTACTGTTCGGCATCGTCGCCGGCGCCGCGGCGTTCGCGTTCGGCATGCGATCCCTGTCCGCCGTGCTCGTCGTGTCGTTCTCGACGTTCGTGCTGCATACGGTGGCGAGCGAATTCCACAGCGGCGCCCGCGCACGCATGGCGATGGTCGGAGAGACCTACCGGCAGGCGCTGGCCGGCCTGCTGCGCAAGAACCAGCGCCGCTACGGCGGGTACGTCGTCCACGTCGGCGTCGTCTGCATGTTCCTCGGCGTCACGATGTCCTCGGTCTACCGCGTCGAGGAGCTGCACACCGTCAAGAAGGGCGAGGAGTTCAGCGTCGGCGATTACACGCTGCGTTACGTCGACTCCCGCAGCGAAGAGGACGCGCACGTCGCGCGCATGATCGCGACCGTCGACGTCTTCGAGAACGGCCAGAAGATCACGACGCTGGAGCCCGAGAAGCGCTTCTACAAGCGTCCCGAGCAGCCGGCCACCGAGGTCGCTTTCCGCTCGACGATGAAGGACGACCTCTACGTCGTGCTCGGCAGCTTCGACAAGAACGGCTCGTTCACGTTCCAGGCCTACGTCAATCCGCTGGTCTGGTGGCTGTGGTTCGGGGGCGCGGTGCTCGTGCTCGGCACCGGCATCGCCGTGTTCCCCGTGCGGCGTTCGGTAGCCCGCGAAAGGGCGCGCGAAGCGGCCGCGGTGGCCCGCAGCCAGGCACTCTGA
- a CDS encoding cytochrome c-type biogenesis protein CcmH — translation MRLKPLLGALVLGTVVLFTARPLLHADPPLGQHEIEEGLTCQCGCGLTVAACNHLECSFAVPARKDIADSLARGETGEAILARYKAEYGEKVLSSPVAEGFNRLAWIMPYLAIFVAGSLMMLFLRRRAAEGPPASATPPPSAPTDERLARLQEEVEDLKR, via the coding sequence ATGCGCCTCAAACCGCTGCTGGGCGCGCTCGTGCTCGGCACTGTCGTCCTTTTCACCGCGCGTCCGCTGCTGCACGCCGATCCCCCGCTCGGCCAGCACGAGATCGAGGAAGGCCTGACGTGCCAGTGCGGCTGCGGCCTTACTGTCGCCGCCTGCAACCACCTCGAGTGCAGCTTCGCGGTTCCGGCCCGCAAGGACATCGCAGACTCGCTCGCCCGCGGCGAGACCGGCGAGGCCATCCTTGCGCGCTACAAGGCCGAGTACGGCGAGAAGGTGCTGTCATCACCGGTGGCCGAAGGTTTCAACCGCCTCGCGTGGATCATGCCTTACCTGGCGATCTTCGTCGCAGGCTCGCTGATGATGCTGTTCCTGCGGCGCAGGGCCGCCGAAGGGCCGCCGGCCTCCGCCACGCCGCCGCCGTCCGCGCCCACCGATGAGCGCCTCGCGCGTCTCCAGGAAGAAGTCGAGGACCTCAAGCGATGA
- the uvrA gene encoding excinuclease ABC subunit UvrA: MKRAIKISGARTHNLKGIDCQFPARKISVVTGVSGSGKSSLVFDTLYAEGQRRYVQSLSTYARLFLEQMQRPDVDSISDIPPALALEQKNAIKNARSTVGTVTEIHDYLRLLLTHAGVVRCSDCGGEVHADTATSAADDLAAGHAGRRVAITASVDFHGMDPDEARQTLQRQGYGRVMVAGQATLLEEADKSVLEAGRVDVVVDRLAITPERATRTSEAMSRAFQIGAGTARAIFLDGGAEEVTFTTRLACRSCGREHAPPTPHLFGFNNPLGACPRCEGFGRVVDIDRDKVVPNKRLSLRDGAIAPWSTPAYVDFQQKFLQAAERRGISTQISFSQLADEDRQWIFEGDKRSPGVAGFFRWLEERRYKTHVRILLARYRSYRTCSLCSGARLKREALSVHVGGKNIAELSALPIARLVRFLSRLQLDATALARTESVLRELRSRLGYLEEVGLGYLTLDRQARTLSGGEAQRIHLASALGSALTDTLYALDEPTVGLHPRDGRRLLKVLRHLTKIGNTVVLVEHDPTIIEGADHVVDLGPGGGAGGGNVLYEGKASGLPGRQTATGRLLLIRTVHRQEKRAAKGFERGAVVIRGAAENNLDIDRVEIPLGRFVCVTGVSGSGKSTLVEQVLHENWLLRKGLGGHDAGKVAGIDGFEKLDDVMMMSQAAIGRSARSNPATYLKAYDEIRKLFAATPQARRAKITAGAFSFNTAGGRCEHCQGTGITTLEMHFMADIDVPCDECGGRRFKPTVLEVRYRERNINEVLAMTVDEAAEFFADRSAIATRLQCLRSVGLGYLTLGQSTSTLSGGEAQRLKLAGFLVEEKRGRGSLFIFDEPTTGLHLQDIHTLIGVLDGLVARGHSVLVVEHHTDFIAHADWVIDLGPEGGDKGGRVVVAGTPLDVAGCPESHTGAELKRLLGL, encoded by the coding sequence TTGAAACGCGCCATCAAAATCAGCGGGGCCAGGACCCACAACCTGAAGGGAATCGACTGCCAGTTCCCCGCGCGCAAGATCTCCGTCGTCACCGGCGTATCCGGCTCGGGAAAATCGTCGCTGGTATTCGACACTCTCTACGCCGAGGGCCAGCGCCGCTACGTCCAGTCCCTGTCCACGTACGCCAGGCTTTTCCTCGAGCAGATGCAGAGGCCGGATGTCGACTCGATCAGCGACATTCCACCGGCGCTGGCCCTGGAGCAGAAGAACGCGATCAAGAACGCGCGTTCCACCGTCGGAACCGTCACCGAAATCCACGATTACCTGCGCCTGCTGCTGACCCACGCCGGAGTCGTGCGCTGCAGCGACTGCGGCGGAGAAGTCCATGCGGACACCGCGACCTCGGCCGCCGACGATCTTGCTGCAGGCCACGCGGGACGCCGCGTCGCGATCACCGCGTCGGTGGATTTCCACGGCATGGACCCGGACGAAGCGCGCCAGACGCTGCAGCGCCAGGGCTACGGCCGAGTGATGGTCGCCGGCCAGGCGACGCTCCTGGAGGAAGCGGACAAGTCCGTTCTCGAAGCCGGACGCGTCGATGTCGTCGTCGACCGCCTCGCGATCACGCCGGAGCGCGCAACGCGAACCTCCGAGGCGATGTCGCGCGCGTTCCAGATCGGCGCCGGCACCGCACGCGCCATTTTCCTGGACGGCGGCGCCGAGGAAGTCACGTTCACGACCAGGCTCGCGTGCCGCAGCTGCGGCCGCGAGCACGCGCCGCCCACTCCGCACCTTTTCGGTTTCAACAATCCGCTCGGCGCCTGCCCGCGCTGCGAAGGGTTCGGCCGCGTCGTCGACATCGACCGCGACAAGGTGGTGCCGAACAAGCGCCTGTCGCTGCGCGACGGCGCGATCGCGCCGTGGAGCACGCCGGCTTACGTCGATTTTCAGCAGAAATTCCTGCAGGCCGCCGAAAGGCGCGGCATCTCGACGCAAATCTCGTTCTCCCAGCTGGCCGACGAGGACAGGCAGTGGATCTTCGAGGGCGACAAGCGAAGCCCCGGCGTCGCCGGATTTTTCCGCTGGCTCGAGGAGAGGCGCTACAAGACCCACGTCCGCATCCTGCTCGCCCGCTACCGCAGCTACCGCACCTGCTCGCTGTGCAGCGGCGCGCGACTCAAACGCGAAGCGCTCAGTGTTCACGTCGGCGGCAAGAACATTGCCGAGCTATCGGCGCTGCCGATCGCTCGCCTGGTGCGCTTCCTGTCGCGCCTCCAGCTGGACGCCACCGCGCTGGCCCGCACCGAGTCGGTGCTGAGGGAGCTGCGCTCGCGCCTCGGCTACCTCGAGGAAGTGGGACTCGGCTACCTGACGCTCGACCGCCAGGCGCGCACGCTGTCGGGAGGCGAAGCCCAGCGTATCCACCTGGCTTCCGCGCTCGGAAGCGCACTGACCGACACGTTGTACGCACTGGACGAGCCCACCGTCGGCCTGCATCCGCGCGACGGTCGCCGCCTGCTCAAGGTGCTTCGACACCTGACGAAAATCGGCAACACGGTCGTGCTCGTCGAGCACGACCCGACGATCATCGAAGGCGCCGACCACGTCGTCGACCTCGGGCCTGGCGGCGGCGCGGGCGGCGGCAACGTCCTTTACGAGGGGAAAGCCTCCGGTCTTCCGGGCCGACAGACCGCCACCGGCCGCCTGCTGCTGATCCGCACCGTCCACCGCCAGGAAAAACGCGCGGCCAAGGGTTTCGAACGCGGAGCAGTGGTGATCCGCGGAGCAGCCGAGAACAACCTCGACATCGATCGCGTCGAGATCCCCCTCGGCCGCTTCGTCTGCGTCACGGGCGTGTCGGGATCGGGCAAGTCCACGCTCGTCGAGCAGGTGCTTCACGAAAACTGGCTGCTGCGAAAGGGGCTAGGCGGGCACGACGCCGGGAAGGTCGCCGGCATCGACGGCTTCGAGAAGCTCGACGACGTGATGATGATGAGCCAGGCGGCCATCGGCCGTTCGGCGCGCTCGAACCCCGCCACTTACCTCAAGGCGTACGACGAAATCCGCAAGTTGTTCGCCGCCACGCCTCAGGCGCGTCGCGCGAAGATCACGGCCGGGGCATTTTCGTTCAATACTGCGGGCGGGCGCTGCGAACATTGCCAGGGCACCGGCATCACGACGCTGGAAATGCACTTCATGGCCGATATCGACGTGCCCTGCGACGAATGCGGTGGCCGCCGCTTCAAGCCCACCGTGCTCGAGGTGCGCTACCGCGAACGCAACATCAACGAAGTGCTCGCGATGACGGTCGATGAGGCCGCCGAGTTTTTTGCCGACCGGAGTGCGATCGCCACCAGGCTGCAGTGCCTGCGTTCCGTAGGCCTCGGTTACCTCACGCTCGGCCAGTCCACGTCCACGCTTTCGGGCGGCGAGGCGCAGCGCCTCAAGCTCGCCGGCTTCCTCGTCGAAGAAAAGCGCGGTCGCGGCTCCCTGTTCATCTTCGACGAACCGACGACCGGGCTGCACCTTCAGGACATCCACACGCTGATCGGGGTGCTCGACGGACTGGTTGCACGCGGACATTCGGTGCTCGTCGTCGAGCACCACACCGACTTCATCGCCCACGCCGACTGGGTCATCGACCTCGGCCCCGAAGGCGGCGACAAGGGTGGTCGCGTCGTCGTCGCGGGAACGCCGCTCGACGTCGCCGGGTGCCCCGAATCTCACACCGGAGCCGAACTCAAGCGCCTGCTCGGCCTCTAG
- the yacG gene encoding DNA gyrase inhibitor YacG, with amino-acid sequence MRCPTCKTAVPQGSRWCPFCSERCKLVDLSRWLDGSYAIPGEAASDEELEADLHDDDDHKRRR; translated from the coding sequence ATGAGGTGCCCTACCTGCAAGACGGCAGTCCCCCAGGGCAGCCGCTGGTGCCCGTTCTGCTCCGAGCGCTGCAAGCTCGTCGATCTCTCCCGCTGGCTCGACGGGAGTTACGCGATTCCCGGAGAGGCGGCCTCCGACGAAGAGCTGGAAGCCGACCTGCACGACGACGACGACCACAAGAGACGGCGCTGA
- a CDS encoding glutamate--cysteine ligase has translation MGSASDHTTPITGVDELEATFHHGAKPRDAWRIGVEYEKPVVYAETREAVPYEGARGIGALLDGLREHFPQWQPVREGPSVIALEDGRASITLEPGGQLEMSGQQCDSLHCANEELQRHVREILTVGDALGIRFLGLGIVPKTPLEKIGWMPKQRYRIMREIMGRTGNLGRRMMAQTATVQCNFDYSDESDAARKVKVSLALGPLLVAVSANSPVVDGRPTGFQSYRAHIWTDTDPDRCGTLPFAFRTQSLFRAYTEYALDVPMYFIWRRGGYKEVGGITFRRFLERGCDGERATIGDWTLHLTTLFPEVRLKTYIEVRSADSQSVDLMLGTPALMKGIFYDDDSLDAAWDVVKAWNPSSLPSIQEDAARVGMAAKVGRIAIADFAREIVAIARAGLVRQARTDPDGRDETVYLERLAENVEAGRNPASGLIEKWEGVFGRSVDALIDAVAYR, from the coding sequence GTGGGTTCCGCAAGCGATCACACGACGCCGATCACCGGCGTCGACGAGCTCGAGGCCACGTTTCATCACGGTGCCAAGCCCCGCGACGCGTGGCGCATCGGCGTCGAGTACGAAAAGCCGGTCGTCTACGCCGAAACGCGCGAGGCCGTCCCTTACGAAGGCGCACGCGGCATCGGCGCGCTGCTCGATGGGCTTCGCGAGCACTTCCCGCAGTGGCAGCCGGTCCGCGAAGGCCCGAGCGTCATCGCGCTCGAGGACGGGCGCGCCTCGATCACGCTGGAGCCCGGGGGCCAGCTCGAAATGTCGGGCCAGCAGTGCGACTCGCTGCACTGCGCGAACGAAGAGCTGCAGCGCCACGTGCGCGAGATCCTCACCGTCGGCGATGCGCTCGGCATCCGCTTCCTCGGCCTCGGCATCGTCCCGAAGACGCCGCTCGAAAAGATCGGCTGGATGCCCAAGCAACGCTACCGGATCATGCGCGAGATCATGGGGCGCACCGGCAACCTCGGCCGCCGCATGATGGCGCAGACCGCGACCGTCCAGTGCAACTTCGACTACAGCGACGAGAGCGACGCGGCCCGCAAAGTGAAGGTGTCGCTGGCGCTCGGGCCTTTGCTGGTCGCAGTATCGGCAAATTCGCCCGTCGTCGACGGCCGCCCCACCGGTTTCCAGAGCTATCGTGCCCACATCTGGACCGATACCGATCCCGACCGCTGCGGCACCCTGCCGTTCGCGTTCCGAACCCAGTCGCTGTTCCGCGCTTACACCGAGTACGCGCTCGACGTGCCGATGTACTTCATCTGGAGGCGCGGCGGCTACAAGGAGGTCGGCGGCATCACGTTCCGCCGTTTCCTCGAGCGCGGCTGCGACGGCGAGCGCGCGACCATCGGCGACTGGACGCTGCACCTGACGACGCTGTTTCCCGAAGTCCGCCTGAAGACCTACATCGAGGTGCGCTCAGCCGACAGCCAGAGCGTGGACCTGATGCTCGGCACTCCGGCGCTGATGAAAGGAATCTTCTATGACGACGATTCGCTCGATGCCGCGTGGGACGTCGTCAAGGCGTGGAACCCTTCGTCGCTGCCATCGATTCAGGAAGACGCCGCACGCGTCGGAATGGCGGCAAAGGTAGGCCGAATTGCGATAGCCGACTTCGCGCGCGAGATCGTCGCAATCGCCCGAGCTGGCCTCGTGCGCCAGGCCCGTACCGATCCCGACGGACGCGACGAGACGGTTTACCTCGAGCGCCTCGCCGAGAACGTCGAGGCGGGCCGCAATCCTGCTTCGGGCCTAATCGAGAAGTGGGAAGGCGTCTTCGGCCGAAGCGTCGATGCCCTGATCGACGCGGTTGCCTACCGCTGA
- a CDS encoding dCMP deaminase family protein, translating to MTITREVAERSTCLRAKVGAVIVRERNILATGYNGAPAGMPHCLDVGCEIYESRNPGGEVVQNCFRTIHAEINAIAQAARQGTAIREADIYVTHTPCVHCFKTIVNTGIRRVFYEKPYKLETIAELRERAGVELLQVAIPVRA from the coding sequence ATGACGATCACTCGCGAGGTCGCCGAGAGGTCGACCTGCCTGCGTGCGAAGGTCGGCGCCGTCATCGTTCGCGAGCGCAATATCCTGGCCACGGGTTACAACGGCGCGCCGGCCGGCATGCCGCACTGCCTCGACGTCGGCTGCGAGATCTACGAGTCGCGCAATCCCGGAGGCGAGGTCGTGCAGAACTGTTTCCGCACGATCCATGCCGAGATCAACGCGATCGCCCAGGCCGCCCGCCAGGGTACGGCGATCCGCGAAGCCGACATCTACGTGACGCACACTCCGTGCGTCCACTGCTTCAAGACCATCGTCAACACCGGCATCCGCCGCGTATTCTACGAGAAGCCGTACAAGCTCGAGACGATCGCCGAACTGCGCGAGCGCGCCGGCGTCGAACTGCTGCAGGTCGCGATCCCCGTGCGGGCCTGA
- a CDS encoding 2-oxo acid dehydrogenase subunit E2 encodes MADDRPQFRRADRLSSWRRLAVHVWKTPADPTVYGVLEVDMRRSLEYLAALNSSPDGGARVTATHLVVKAIAKAIAETPDSNAMIARGQVWVRDSIDIYCQVATDEGRDLSGVKIRHANRKSPAEVADELTAAAAAVRAGRDRGSEATKQALGRIPDFLLRPLLRLMSFLTFDLRLDLERFGIAYDQFGSAMVSNVGGFGLHNGLAPLVPISRSPIVLLVGQITDRPIVEHGKVIAAPVLNIGATFDHRIIDGYQGAMMARTVIDAVKDPERAFGPALRPSRSS; translated from the coding sequence ATGGCCGACGACCGTCCCCAGTTCCGCCGGGCCGACCGGCTCTCGTCGTGGCGGCGCCTGGCCGTCCACGTCTGGAAAACGCCGGCCGATCCCACCGTTTACGGTGTGCTCGAAGTCGACATGCGTCGCAGCCTCGAGTACCTCGCGGCGCTCAATTCTTCCCCCGATGGTGGCGCTCGCGTCACCGCCACCCACCTCGTCGTCAAGGCCATCGCGAAAGCGATCGCCGAGACTCCCGATTCCAACGCGATGATCGCGCGCGGGCAGGTCTGGGTCCGCGATTCTATCGACATCTACTGCCAGGTGGCCACCGACGAAGGCCGCGATCTGTCCGGAGTCAAAATCCGTCACGCCAATCGCAAGTCTCCCGCCGAAGTCGCCGACGAGCTCACCGCCGCAGCGGCGGCCGTCCGCGCAGGACGCGACCGCGGATCCGAAGCGACGAAACAAGCACTCGGACGCATTCCGGATTTTCTTCTGCGACCGCTGCTGCGCCTGATGAGCTTTCTCACTTTCGACCTGAGACTCGATCTCGAACGCTTCGGCATCGCGTACGACCAGTTCGGAAGCGCGATGGTTTCCAACGTCGGCGGATTCGGGCTGCACAACGGGCTGGCGCCGCTGGTACCGATCAGCCGCTCGCCGATCGTGCTGCTGGTCGGCCAGATCACCGACAGGCCGATCGTCGAGCACGGCAAGGTCATCGCCGCACCGGTGCTCAACATCGGTGCGACGTTCGATCATCGAATCATCGACGGTTACCAGGGCGCCATGATGGCCCGCACGGTGATCGACGCGGTCAAGGATCCCGAACGCGCGTTCGGGCCGGCGCTCAGGCCCAGCCGATCCAGCTGA
- a CDS encoding cytochrome c maturation protein CcmE, with protein MGRQLKFLVGIAIIVGTVGFLVWTAVDQTKMYMITVSEFLGSGNAYANSTVRIAGKVAPGSMVWNAEKRELLFTMVDMAGIPGEVKVHFAGLLPDMFAEDRNVVVEGPFSDATPFEARAVLTSCPSKYQAKDGGTAPGYDQGNGAGGGKTS; from the coding sequence ATGGGACGCCAGCTTAAATTCCTCGTCGGCATCGCGATCATCGTCGGCACCGTCGGTTTCCTCGTCTGGACCGCGGTCGACCAGACCAAGATGTACATGATCACCGTCTCCGAGTTCCTCGGTTCGGGGAACGCGTACGCGAACTCGACGGTCCGGATCGCCGGCAAGGTTGCCCCGGGCTCGATGGTCTGGAACGCCGAAAAGCGCGAGCTGCTGTTCACGATGGTCGACATGGCCGGAATCCCCGGCGAGGTGAAGGTCCACTTCGCGGGCCTGCTGCCGGACATGTTCGCCGAGGATCGCAACGTCGTCGTCGAAGGCCCTTTCAGCGACGCCACTCCCTTCGAGGCACGCGCGGTGCTGACGAGCTGTCCGTCCAAGTACCAGGCCAAGGACGGCGGCACTGCCCCGGGCTACGACCAGGGCAACGGCGCCGGCGGGGGGAAAACTTCTTGA